Part of the Helicobacteraceae bacterium genome, TTGCGCCCAATTTGGCGTTTGTTCTCTAAGTATGCGAACAGATTGATTGGCGTATAGATTGCCCTGACTGTGAGCAATCAGTATTAACCGCTTATCTTCGGCTATATCGTTTAGGTAGTCGCTAATCATCTCATTGAGATTATTTTGCTCAAACGCTTCCGTGTCCGCGTCAATCGCAAAAACATTTATGCAATCTCTAATGATTAATAAAATCTTATCTATCGGATTAACCGCTCCTCGCAACAAGGAGACAAACTGATTGTAAATAAAATCGTCGTCGTATTGCGCTTCTTTCATCTTTTGCCAAAAGACCTCTTTCAAGTCCTCCCATTCGCTTTGATGATAATTGTACGATAGTTTGAACTCAAACTTTTCTAAGCTATATCGATCCGCCAAATATTGACCATAAACGCTTTCTAATGCCTTCTTCCCTTCTTGCGCGCCATCTTCGGTATTCCACACTCCGTTCACAAAATATATAACCGTCGATAACGCCTTGCACTCTTCGCTCTCCTCGTCGTAGTAATACCCGTCTTGGCAGTTTGACAACCGCGGTAACCCAACCATTTCAAAGCTGTAGCGAAAATCGTTATCTCCTAGTCCAAGCTGTCCGTATTGATTCTGTCCCGCAGCCCATAGCGAGCCGTCCTCCTTTAACGCCAGAATAGTATAGTCTCCCGCGGCTACACTTTTGATATTTGATATATTCTGAACCTTTGAAAAAGCGCCTTTGTTGTCGCAAAACGACGGAACATAGCCGATTACCGCTTTCCATATATATCCGCAAGCGGTTACATAGTTGTTCAGCGCTTCAATATCGACGCTTAGTAGCGTTCCGCCCATTCCCGGCGCAACCCATAGATCGCCGGAGGTATCCAACGCTAAAGCGTAATCATACGAGGCAAAGATCGCTTTAATATGCGCTAAAGGAACTAGCTCTTCTACGGGAATATTTACGCCGCCGCCCCAATGTAGGTCTTTGATCGCTAGTAGAAATTGCGAATACCGATCTTCGTTTTGAGAGGGGAAAAAGCCTATGCCAAGCTCGCCTACTCCGTTGTAACCCGAAGCGAACAGATTGCCGTCCGCGTTGAGTATATAGCCGCTCTTATAGCCGATAGCCGCGCTTTTGATATTTTCAGCGTATGGCGCCTTGTCGAAATAGAAACGATCTACGGCGTCTCCAAGCCCAAGCTGTCCGTAGGTATTATCGCCTAGCGCCCATACTTCGCCTAGACTATTGACGACCAAAACGCTATCGTAACCCGCCGCTATGCTTTTTATGGGCGCCTCGCCCGCCGGAGCGTCGGAAAACAGCGTGGAATACGGTAATATCGCGCTTATACCTAACTGTCCGCGATTATTTCTGCCAGCCGTCCATACTTTGCCGTTATTGTCTAAAGCTACGGAGTGGTTTGATCCAGCCGCTACGCTTGTTATGCCGCCCTGTTCCGTCATGCGCTCGAATATATTGCGCGGATTTTGATCGCCGCTTCCTAGCTGCCCGTAGTCGTTGTTTCCCGTAGCCCAGATAGCGCCTTTGTCGTCCGCGACTATAGTGTGCGATAATCCAGCCGCTACGCTTACCGCTTTTCCATAGCTCCAATAGATTTAACTTTAACAAAGCTATGGCTATCGTTGTTATCTCCTATTCCCAGCTGTCCTTTGTCGTTGGCTCCCGTAGTCCATAGATCGCCTTTGGAATCTAAGATAACGCTGTGATAACCGCCAACGACAATTTGAGTTATCTCGCGATCTACGATAACGGTAGCGGAGGCTTGAACGGAGTTATCGGCGACGGAGGTCGCCGTAACTTTAGCGGCGCCTATGGCTTTCGCGGTTACATTTCCGTCTTGGTCTATCGATATTACGGAGGTATCGTTGCAATCCCATATAAGAGAGAGGTTTGTGGCGTCTTGGGGAGTAAAGAGGGGTTCAAAGATATAATCTTGGCTTTTCCAAAGGACGATTGAGCTTGGAAGGGAGATCGATTCAAGAAGCGTATCGCCGCCTGCTTCCATTACCCTAAAGCCGTTTTGGGCGGAAGCGTCGGGGGGTCGAGTCGATGTTGGAATCGTCTCCGCAACCTAACAAGGTTAAAGCGATCGCCAAGCAAGCGAAACGGCGAGAGGCTCTCATAATGTCGTATCCTTTTGCGCTCCAAACTACGCTGTTTTCGGCGAACCAAACCGAAAACGAAATAGCGCCGCTCGCGCGCGTTTAATGTTTTGAGACAATCCTACGCGCGCTAACCTTAATCTACGCTTATGGTTTGCGTATTTAAGGTAAAAAATCAACATAATTTGTCAAGAAACCAATAAAGATGGCAAAAGCGTTCTTTGAGATATAATCCGCGATTACGCTCAAGGCGGTTAGCGCCTAAGAAAGGTTTGGATCGATGGGGATTATCAAGAGTTTGCTTGATCAGGATTTATACAAGATCACTATGCAGCGGGTCTATTTTCACCGCTTCTCTAACGCTACGGCGCGTTACGAGTTTCGTTGCCGCGACGAGAGCGTTGTTTTCACCGAAGCGATGTTCGCCGAGATCGACGCGGAGATTAAAGCGCTCGACAACCTTAAGTTTGAAAAAGAGGAGATCGACTATATCGGCGATCTCTACTATATGAAAGAGGCGAGGGGCTATCTGGAGTTTTTGCGCCTGTTTCGGCTAAACAGCGAGTATATCCGCGCCGATCTTCGAGAGGGCAAGCTCTCTATCGTCGCCGAAGGACCGATCTGGCTTGCGTCGATGTATGAAATTTTTGTGTTGGCGATCGTAAGCGAGGTCTATTTTAAGCGCGCGGCGCTCGGCGATCTCGCCGTTGGGCGCGCGCGATTAGACGCCAAAATCGACGCGATCAAACAACGGGACATACCTTTCAAATTCAGCGATTTTGGGACGCGGCGGCGATATAGTTTGGCGTGGATGGACGAAGTTATTGCCGCGTTAGCCAAAAACTTTGACGGCGCCGTTTTCACGGGAACTTCCAACCTCTACTTCGCCAAAAAATACAACCTTATCCCGATGGGGACGTTAGCGCACGAGTATCTCTGTTTGGGGCAGGCGCTAGACGTGGTAACGATCGCCAACAGCCAGCGTTTTATGCTGCAGACATGGGCGGACGAGTATCGCGGCGATCTGGGAATCGCGCTTAGCGATAATCTAGGATCGGACTACTTTTTTCAGCACGATTTCGACAAGTATTTCAGCCTGCTTTTCAGCGGCGTTAGGCAGGATAGCGGCGATCCGATCGAGTGGGGGCGCAAGACGCTCGAACATTACGAAAAATATAGGATTGATCCGCGCTCGAAAACCTTAGTTTTCAGCGACGCTTTAGATTTTCCGCGCGCCTTTGCGATCAATCGCGAGTTTTACGACAAGGCGAACGTGGCGTTTGGAATCGGCACAAACCTTACCAACGATATGGGCGTTAAGCCGCTTAATATCGTTTTCAAAATGGTAAGCGCCAACGGCAGACCCGTAGCCAAACTCTCCGATTCTCCCACAAAACTGATGTGCGAAGATCAAGGCTATGTCGAATATCTAAAGAGCGTGATAGATCGAGGCTTGTCGCCAAGCTCGCGTCAAAGCGATCGGGGCGGCGTTGAGCAGGTCTAAAGGTTTTGCGATTGAGAAACAAGCCTGCGAATGGCTTGTCAAACGGGGTTTTGAGATTATCGATCGTAACTTTTATGAAAAATTCGGCGAGATCGATATTGTCGCCGCAAAAGAGGGCGTTACGCATTTTATCGAGGTAAAAAGCGGCGAAAATTTCGATCCGATCCACGCCGTTACGCCCGCGAAATTAGCGAAAGTTATCAAAACCGCCGAAAGCTGGCTTCAAAAACGCCGCTGCAACTCCCCTTTTTTGATCGACGCTCTGTTGGCGCGCAAAAACGAATTCGAGTTGATTGAAAACGTAACTATATAAAGTTATAAACGAACGACGCGGGTGCGCGAAAGCAGATCGTGCAATGTTTTCTTATCCTTGCGAAACGCGGGAAGCAAAACGCCGACGATGCTGATAAAGCTGACGCATTCGCAGACAAAGCGCCAGCAGGCTTGCCAAATATACATCGTCTTATCCGTCTTGGAATCTAAAACGATCAGACGCATATATTTTTTGCCGGGCGTGTATCCTTTGCGCACCCAGAACGAAATTACGATTAACGCTAGGAGCGCCGTTTGAGCCGACCACGCGATCAGCGGACGTTTTTCGTATCCGATCGCAAGATTGATTGCGAAAACGAGCGGAACGAGAATCATAAAAATATCGACCAACGACGCGGTAAAGCGCGCCCAAAATCCGGCGGGTTTCAAAGAACTCATAGGCGATCATAGAGAAAAAACGATAAAACTCCGCGTTAGCGCTTTAAGGCGCTAACGCGATCGTTATCTTTGCGTTTTAACGAACGTTCGCGTATGCGGCTAATACGCTTAAAATCAAGAGTAGGTTAAAGATAATAATCAGCGCTATTACCAATTTTATTACCCATTGATGAGTTCCGCCGTGGAGCGCCATCGTGGCGACGCGATCCTCTTCGGTCGCGTATTTGTTTTCGATCGCCGCTTTAAGTTCGCAGTATCGTTTGATAATAAAATACGACGTAAAACCGCCGACAATAATTGCGACAATCAACGTTACGCATCCCCAACCAACAAAATACCCCGCTACTTCAGATAAGTTATTCGGATTTACCAAGCCGCGCTCTATCTCATAAAGCACCCGACTCGGAGCAACGAGACGCGCAAGCATGAATAAAACGAGGTTTGTCCCCCAAACGACCAAAGCCGCCAGATAGGTTTTACGATAAAGCGGAAATAAAGCGCCGCCGAAAAACGCCCACCACGACCATTTCCAGCATAGTCTTGGAGCGCCCAAGCTCGCGGCGCGTTCGTATAGATCGCGGTAAAAAGGCATTTTTGACGGCTTTTTTACAAATGCCGCCAACATCTTTTCGTCGTAATCGCTCCATTGCGAAGTAGCCATCTTGACCTCCTTGCCATTTTACCGCAATTATAACGCGTCAATCCTTACGCGTTTTCAGCCGATCGGATCGCCTTGCGGCGGCGGCAGCGCGCGCTCCGCGCGTTGGCGGTTCTCTTTTGATCGCGTTAATCGCGCAAGAGTTTATTTTCTCCCATATATTGCAAACAACTTGCAATCGCCGAGTTCGCACGCTTTGCGAGCGTCTTTTGCGGCGTTTTTTAGATCGCCTAATTTACCGTAAGCATTTCCGCGATTATTGTAAGCGTTCACTAAGTTTGGATCAATCTTAATCGCTTGCGTGTAATCGGCGATCGCCTTGCTATAGTCGCCTAAATTAGCGTAAGCAAGTCCGCGATTGTAGTAAGCGAACGCATAGCCTGAATTGATCTTAATCGCTTGGTTGTAATCCGCGATCTCTTTACTTGTATCGCCTAAATTTTTGTAAGCAAGTCCGCGATTATTGTAAGCAAGCGCTAAGTTTGGATCGATCTTGATCGCTTGATTGTAATCCGCAATCGCTTTGCTTGTATCGCCTAACTTATAGTAAACGAATCCGCGATTATTGTAAGCGTTCGCTAAGTTTGGAGCGATCTTGATCGTTTGCGTGTAATCGGCGATCGCCTTGCTATAGTCGCCTAAATTATAGTAAGCGAGTCCGCGATTATTGTAAACAAGCGCTAAGTTTGGATCGATCTTAATCGCTTGATTGAAATCCGCGATCGCTTTGTTATGGTCGCCTAAATTTTCGTAAGCGAGTCCGCGATTGTTGTAAACGTCCGCATCGTTTGGATCGATCTTGATCGCTTGGTTGTAATCGGCGATCGCTCTGCTTATGTCGCCTAAATTATAGTAAGCGACTCCGCGATTGTTGTAAGCGCCCGCTAAGTTTGGATCGATCTTAATCGCTTGGCTGTAAAGTTCGAGCGCCCCTTCAAAATCGCCGCGGTTATATGCGCTCACGCCTCGATTAGACGCCTCCTCCGCAGCGCTCGTTTTGAATAAAAAAGGTATAGAGACGTTTAGGCAAAGCGCTATTAGCGCGATCGCCGCTATTTTTAAGAGTTTATTTATAAAGAGAGCTTTCATTGCGGCGCTCTCGTTATAGGCGCAAAAACCCTTTGCGGCGTTTGATCGGCAAACGAAAAACGCTTTATCCTATCGCAAACGCGAACTAACAGGGGAATAGAACTTTTAGCTTTACAAAGCCGTCGCCCAGCGATCATCGTTTGATCTCCTTTTGCGCGTAAAATTGGCAAATTATAGACCATATCAGCATAAGAATATCAAAAAACCGCGACGCTTAACCAATATCCGCTTTATGAACCGCCCTTTGCGCTCCCTTTTCGCTTTACCGATCGTCCTTTGCCCCGCCCCCCGCTATTTTCGCCCCCATCCCCGCGCGGAGCGATAGGGCGGTTCCGCCCGTAATCGCGTAGGAAGGCGGATACCCATCTTTTAAAGATCGTTGTTATGGGTTCCCGCATTCCTAAGCGCCTTATCGCCGTGCCTTTCGGAGCGGGCGCTACGTTGGAAATAACAATACGCGCAACATGTTAATCGCTAAAAACGCTAACTTCGGTAAAGGCTACGCGATTGTCGTTGTCGCCTAAACCAAGCTGACCGGCTTCGTTATTTCCCGCCGCATAAACTCTGCCGCTCTTTGATAGCGCGAGGGAGTGAAAGCCGCCGACAGATATAGCGACAATGGTTTTAGCGCTTAAACTTGT contains:
- a CDS encoding YraN family protein, coding for MSRSKGFAIEKQACEWLVKRGFEIIDRNFYEKFGEIDIVAAKEGVTHFIEVKSGENFDPIHAVTPAKLAKVIKTAESWLQKRRCNSPFLIDALLARKNEFELIENVTI
- a CDS encoding Ig-like domain-containing protein encodes the protein MEAGGDTLLESISLPSSIVLWKSQDYIFEPLFTPQDATNLSLIWDCNDTSVISIDQDGNVTAKAIGAAKVTATSVADNSVQASATVIVDREITQIVVGGYHSVILDSKGDLWTTGANDKGQLGIGDNNDSHSFVKVKSIGAMEKR
- a CDS encoding RDD family protein, which encodes MSSLKPAGFWARFTASLVDIFMILVPLVFAINLAIGYEKRPLIAWSAQTALLALIVISFWVRKGYTPGKKYMRLIVLDSKTDKTMYIWQACWRFVCECVSFISIVGVLLPAFRKDKKTLHDLLSRTRVVRL
- a CDS encoding DUF2628 domain-containing protein, translated to MATSQWSDYDEKMLAAFVKKPSKMPFYRDLYERAASLGAPRLCWKWSWWAFFGGALFPLYRKTYLAALVVWGTNLVLFMLARLVAPSRVLYEIERGLVNPNNLSEVAGYFVGWGCVTLIVAIIVGGFTSYFIIKRYCELKAAIENKYATEEDRVATMALHGGTHQWVIKLVIALIIIFNLLLILSVLAAYANVR
- a CDS encoding tetratricopeptide repeat protein yields the protein MKALFINKLLKIAAIALIALCLNVSIPFLFKTSAAEEASNRGVSAYNRGDFEGALELYSQAIKIDPNLAGAYNNRGVAYYNLGDISRAIADYNQAIKIDPNDADVYNNRGLAYENLGDHNKAIADFNQAIKIDPNLALVYNNRGLAYYNLGDYSKAIADYTQTIKIAPNLANAYNNRGFVYYKLGDTSKAIADYNQAIKIDPNLALAYNNRGLAYKNLGDTSKEIADYNQAIKINSGYAFAYYNRGLAYANLGDYSKAIADYTQAIKIDPNLVNAYNNRGNAYGKLGDLKNAAKDARKACELGDCKLFAIYGRK
- the pncB gene encoding nicotinate phosphoribosyltransferase, with the translated sequence MGIIKSLLDQDLYKITMQRVYFHRFSNATARYEFRCRDESVVFTEAMFAEIDAEIKALDNLKFEKEEIDYIGDLYYMKEARGYLEFLRLFRLNSEYIRADLREGKLSIVAEGPIWLASMYEIFVLAIVSEVYFKRAALGDLAVGRARLDAKIDAIKQRDIPFKFSDFGTRRRYSLAWMDEVIAALAKNFDGAVFTGTSNLYFAKKYNLIPMGTLAHEYLCLGQALDVVTIANSQRFMLQTWADEYRGDLGIALSDNLGSDYFFQHDFDKYFSLLFSGVRQDSGDPIEWGRKTLEHYEKYRIDPRSKTLVFSDALDFPRAFAINREFYDKANVAFGIGTNLTNDMGVKPLNIVFKMVSANGRPVAKLSDSPTKLMCEDQGYVEYLKSVIDRGLSPSSRQSDRGGVEQV